The DNA sequence GTCGGGCGCGGTCCGGCGAAACCGGCGAAAACACCGGGCCGACCGTGTTTCACTGGTCCCGACGACGATATCCCGGACCTGGAGGGCGGACGACTTGCGCACCGACGACGGCGCCACGACCGATTGGATCCGCCGGTACCACGACGCGACCGGCAGCACCGCCCGGCTGGTGTGCTTCCCGTACGCGGGCGGCTCGGCGAGCTTCTTCCACCCGGTCTCCGTGCGCTTCTCCCCCGGTACCGACGTCGTGTCGCTGCAGTACCCGGGCCGCCAGGACCGGCGGCGCGAGGCGTGCGTCGAGGACCTCGGCAAGCTGGCCGACCTGATCGCCGGAGAGCTCGCCGCGCTGAGCCCCAAGCCGACGGTGTTCTTCGGGCACAGCATGGGCGCGGTGCTCGCGTTCGAGACGGCGTACCGGCTCGAACAGGGCGGCACCCACGCGCCGGCCACGGTGATCGCGTCCGGCCGGCGGGCGCCCTCGACCCGCCGCGACGACCGCGTCCACGAGCGCGACGACCAGGGCCTGATCGCCGAGCTGCGGCTGCTCAACGGCACCGACTCGGCGGTGTTCGGCGACGACGAGCTGCTGCGGCTGGCGCTGCCGGCGATCCGCGGCGACTACACCGCGATCGAGACCTACCGCTGCGAGCCGGGCCGCAAGATCGCGGCGCCCCTCGCGGTACTCACCGGCGACCACGACCCGAAGACGACGCTGCCCGAAGCCGAGGCCTGGCGCGAGCACACTTCGGGCGCCTTCACGATGCGAGTGTTCCCCGGCGGCCACTTCTTCCTCGCCGACCACCAGGCCGACGTCAACGCGGAGATCGCCGGGCACCTCGACGCGCTGCGCTGACCGCGCCGCTTCAGGGCGCCGGCGCGATCGTCGCGCCGGCCACCGGCGGGCACGTCAGCAGCCGGTGCACCGACGGGTCGGCCGCGGCCGGGTCGAGCAGCGTCGCCAGCAGCCGGACCGCCGCCCGGCCCATCTCGCGGCGCGGCACCTCGAAGCCGCTGATCTCCGGGCCCGCCGGGACGCCGGGCGGGCGGCCGAGGACCGCCAGGGAGACGTCGCCGGGCACGGACACGCCCGCCTCACCCAGGGCCCGCCACGTCGCGTGGAACACCGCGCCGGTGTCCGTCTCCTCGACCACCAGGGCCGTCACGCCGTCTTCGAGCCACGCGGTGATCGTCGCGGCGGAGAGATCCGTGCCGTCGGTGCGGGTCACCGTC is a window from the Amycolatopsis sp. NBC_00355 genome containing:
- a CDS encoding thioesterase II family protein, which encodes MRTDDGATTDWIRRYHDATGSTARLVCFPYAGGSASFFHPVSVRFSPGTDVVSLQYPGRQDRRREACVEDLGKLADLIAGELAALSPKPTVFFGHSMGAVLAFETAYRLEQGGTHAPATVIASGRRAPSTRRDDRVHERDDQGLIAELRLLNGTDSAVFGDDELLRLALPAIRGDYTAIETYRCEPGRKIAAPLAVLTGDHDPKTTLPEAEAWREHTSGAFTMRVFPGGHFFLADHQADVNAEIAGHLDALR